From Litoribacterium kuwaitense, the proteins below share one genomic window:
- a CDS encoding VOC family protein, protein MNFHREPVTNVSQVNLKIQDLERSIAFYTEVIGLNVLEQTSTSAILSADGKTALVTIKQLDQVTPKQRRTTGLYHFALLLPKRADLANIVQHFRENGVQFGSSDHLVSEALYLSDPDGNGIEIYADRDPSEWHWREGEVAMSVDPLDFSGLLSAATHQWKGLPAKTVMGHVHLHVADLNKAEAFYTKGLGFEVVSRIGTQALFISDGKYHHHIGLNTWNGVGAPSSPQNSVGLDHFTIIMPTEEQKNAARTRLKEMGAQIIEEQGAVIATDPSGNRMSLAIGK, encoded by the coding sequence ATGAATTTTCACCGCGAACCCGTTACAAATGTCAGTCAAGTTAATTTGAAGATTCAAGATTTGGAACGTTCGATCGCTTTTTATACTGAAGTGATTGGCTTGAATGTTTTGGAACAAACGTCAACGTCCGCTATATTGAGTGCGGATGGAAAAACAGCATTAGTCACAATAAAGCAGCTTGATCAAGTCACGCCAAAACAAAGAAGGACCACAGGGTTATATCACTTTGCTTTGCTTCTTCCGAAAAGAGCTGATTTAGCCAATATTGTGCAGCATTTCCGGGAAAATGGCGTCCAGTTTGGTTCCTCAGACCATCTTGTGAGTGAGGCTCTGTATTTATCGGACCCAGATGGCAATGGCATTGAAATCTATGCCGACAGAGACCCTTCCGAATGGCATTGGCGGGAGGGTGAAGTCGCAATGTCGGTTGATCCATTGGATTTCTCAGGCCTTTTATCAGCCGCCACCCACCAGTGGAAAGGCCTGCCGGCTAAGACAGTGATGGGGCATGTCCATTTACACGTAGCTGATTTAAACAAGGCTGAAGCGTTTTATACAAAGGGGCTTGGTTTTGAGGTTGTGAGCAGGATAGGCACACAAGCCCTGTTTATTTCTGACGGGAAGTACCATCACCATATCGGGTTAAATACGTGGAATGGCGTAGGCGCACCTTCTTCTCCGCAAAATAGTGTCGGGCTTGACCATTTCACAATCATCATGCCAACAGAGGAACAGAAAAATGCGGCGCGAACGAGGTTAAAAGAAATGGGTGCACAAATTATTGAAGAACAAGGCGCGGTGATCGCGACCGACCCGTCAGGAAATCGAATGAGCCTTGCGATCGGAAAATAA
- a CDS encoding winged helix-turn-helix transcriptional regulator, whose protein sequence is MDKSICPSFEKAMGMLSQRWTGLIIYQLLSGPQRFCTIESSIGVSGRVLSERLKDLENEGIVKREVYPETPVRIEYSLTEKGIALEPLMREMEKWAGDWLEG, encoded by the coding sequence TTGGATAAATCGATTTGTCCAAGTTTTGAAAAAGCGATGGGGATGTTAAGCCAAAGATGGACAGGGTTAATCATTTACCAGCTTCTCTCTGGCCCACAACGCTTTTGTACGATTGAATCCTCTATCGGTGTCAGCGGCAGGGTTTTGTCAGAACGATTAAAGGACCTTGAAAACGAAGGGATTGTTAAACGAGAAGTATACCCGGAAACGCCCGTTCGAATCGAATATTCATTGACTGAAAAAGGAATCGCACTCGAACCGCTCATGCGCGAAATGGAGAAATGGGCCGGGGATTGGTTGGAGGGATGA
- a CDS encoding NADPH-dependent FMN reductase, with translation MSNEKLNIGIILGSTRQGRVSPQVGEWVKGIADQRGDANYEIVDMTDFDLPFLGTTDGSEPGIAAWNEKLAQLDGFVFVVQEYNHSITGALKNAIDFAREAWYNKAAGIVSYGSTGGARAAEHLRGICAEIKVADVRTHPTLSMFTDFVNGSEFKPQELHLTHVNAMLTEVVEWSGALKGLRG, from the coding sequence ATGTCCAACGAAAAATTAAACATTGGAATTATTTTAGGAAGCACACGTCAAGGGAGAGTCAGCCCACAAGTAGGTGAATGGGTGAAAGGTATTGCTGATCAACGAGGGGACGCAAATTACGAGATTGTCGATATGACCGATTTCGATCTACCGTTCTTAGGAACGACCGACGGTTCAGAACCAGGAATTGCTGCTTGGAATGAGAAGTTGGCACAATTAGACGGCTTTGTCTTTGTCGTACAAGAATATAATCATAGCATCACCGGCGCGTTAAAAAATGCGATTGATTTTGCTCGTGAAGCTTGGTATAACAAAGCCGCCGGTATTGTAAGTTACGGTTCGACAGGAGGCGCGCGAGCCGCTGAACACTTGCGCGGCATTTGTGCAGAAATCAAAGTGGCAGATGTGCGCACGCATCCGACATTAAGCATGTTTACCGACTTCGTAAACGGATCTGAATTTAAACCGCAAGAATTGCATTTAACGCATGTGAATGCGATGCTCACGGAAGTTGTTGAATGGAGCGGGGCATTAAAGGGTTTACGGGGTTAA
- a CDS encoding galactitol-1-phosphate 5-dehydrogenase, translating into MKAVKLYEPGNLKVEDIDTPKISSEEVLIQVKAVGICGSDIPRALVKGAYFQGLTLGHEFAGKIVECGRDTDGWEVDDRVTIAPLVPCRECEYCLQGKYGLCDTYSYYGSRTDGAMAEYIKVHKNNLLRIPDSISYDAGAMVDPAANAVHGLWRGDLQKGDTAVIIGLGAIGLFAVQFAREMGAKEVIAIDIFEEKLAIARTLGADRVIHSKEINPIEALANTKVNVVLDTSGSPIAQNQAVSIADKMGRVVFLGISNKELTLSSTAVDQLLRNELGIHGSWNSFSDPFPGKEWEFAIDCMARGKILTEPIISHRFQIDETPSVFEKIKNKELIFNKILIYPEE; encoded by the coding sequence GTGAAGGCAGTAAAATTATATGAACCAGGAAATTTAAAAGTAGAAGACATCGACACGCCCAAAATTAGCTCGGAAGAAGTATTAATTCAAGTCAAAGCAGTTGGAATTTGTGGTTCAGATATTCCTAGAGCACTCGTAAAAGGGGCCTATTTTCAAGGATTGACACTAGGTCATGAATTTGCAGGCAAAATCGTTGAATGTGGACGAGATACAGATGGTTGGGAAGTTGACGATCGAGTTACCATTGCTCCGTTAGTTCCTTGTAGAGAGTGCGAATACTGTTTGCAGGGGAAGTATGGGCTTTGTGATACGTATAGCTATTATGGTTCGAGAACGGACGGAGCGATGGCAGAATATATTAAAGTGCATAAAAACAATCTTTTAAGAATTCCAGATTCGATTTCCTATGATGCTGGAGCGATGGTAGATCCTGCAGCGAATGCGGTGCACGGCCTTTGGAGAGGTGACCTACAAAAAGGAGATACTGCAGTTATTATAGGTCTTGGTGCAATCGGCCTTTTTGCTGTTCAATTTGCACGCGAAATGGGCGCCAAGGAAGTCATCGCGATTGATATTTTTGAAGAAAAATTAGCAATTGCCCGAACCTTAGGTGCTGATCGTGTAATTCATTCTAAAGAGATCAATCCAATTGAAGCTCTAGCAAACACGAAAGTAAATGTCGTTTTAGATACATCTGGTTCACCAATCGCCCAGAATCAAGCGGTATCGATCGCTGATAAAATGGGACGTGTTGTGTTTCTAGGTATTTCCAATAAAGAATTGACTTTATCATCTACAGCCGTTGACCAACTGCTCCGTAACGAATTAGGAATTCATGGTTCTTGGAATTCATTCTCAGATCCTTTCCCAGGTAAAGAGTGGGAATTCGCTATTGATTGTATGGCGCGTGGAAAAATTTTAACCGAACCGATCATTTCACACCGTTTTCAAATTGATGAAACGCCAAGTGTCTTTGAAAAGATCAAAAATAAAGAATTGATTTTTAATAAAATCCTTATTTATCCGGAGGAATAG
- a CDS encoding sugar-binding transcriptional regulator produces the protein MYSQEEMIRVAKLYYEMNLTQKEIAERLPYSRATISRMLDTAYKQGIIQVKINYPLNSVQQLEEKISTTYSIKKVFVSPVYVEDPTLILKDVGRAAAQYLYEICNDDCILGVSWGKTLASIYPHLNPKNVKNMKVVQLNGGIAKNSFSTGAAQLLEKFSEAFSTGYHLLSVPTIVDSEMIARVMTSDSSINETLELVRESNIAIFGIGNVSYDNVLYKGGFFKENSYEELISKKAVGDICSRYFRIDGKLADEELNKRTIGLRLEDLRKKEHSIAVASGKSKAKSVIGALNGGYVNALFIDEVLATEMIKLTCGENEREGSKII, from the coding sequence TTGTACTCACAAGAAGAAATGATCCGGGTCGCTAAATTATATTATGAAATGAATTTGACTCAGAAAGAAATCGCTGAAAGACTTCCATATTCACGTGCTACAATCAGCAGGATGTTAGATACTGCGTATAAACAAGGGATTATTCAAGTGAAGATCAATTATCCTTTAAACTCGGTACAGCAGTTGGAAGAGAAAATTAGTACAACATATTCGATAAAAAAAGTGTTTGTTTCTCCTGTATATGTAGAAGATCCTACGCTCATTTTAAAAGACGTCGGAAGAGCTGCAGCTCAATATTTATATGAAATTTGTAACGATGATTGTATTTTAGGCGTTTCGTGGGGAAAAACGTTAGCGTCGATTTATCCTCATTTAAATCCGAAAAATGTAAAAAATATGAAAGTTGTCCAATTAAATGGCGGTATTGCAAAAAACTCTTTTTCAACGGGCGCAGCTCAACTTCTAGAAAAGTTTTCTGAGGCTTTTTCAACTGGTTATCACTTGCTATCAGTTCCTACGATTGTTGATTCGGAAATGATTGCTAGAGTCATGACCTCTGATTCAAGTATTAATGAAACCCTTGAACTTGTGCGAGAAAGTAACATAGCCATTTTTGGAATTGGAAACGTCTCTTATGACAATGTCCTATATAAAGGTGGGTTTTTCAAAGAGAACTCTTATGAAGAGTTAATCTCAAAGAAAGCAGTCGGAGATATTTGCTCTAGGTACTTTCGGATTGATGGAAAACTTGCAGATGAAGAGTTAAATAAGCGGACAATCGGTTTAAGGCTCGAAGATCTTCGTAAAAAAGAGCATTCGATCGCTGTTGCCTCAGGGAAGTCAAAAGCGAAGAGTGTCATCGGTGCTTTAAATGGTGGTTATGTGAATGCACTGTTTATTGATGAAGTGCTAGCAACCGAAATGATTAAATTAACATGTGGGGAGAATGAACGTGAAGGCAGTAAAATTATATGA